The DNA region CCATAATTTATGATATGTGTTTCCCTTCCTTAGTCTATATATTATCTTCTCTTGTAACCTTTCAGATCACTCAATAAAGATATAGTCCTTTGtgttatcttcttcttccattttttcttattctctTTACAAAACTTTCTTTCCATTTGTTGATAGTTTAGggaagacattgacaatttgatagtagtttgatgtaatttttttcaaacaaaaacgttatcaaacaataaataacactaaaaaaaatacttaaaaactacttttacatttatatttcacaaaaatttaaaatcattaacaaacgggttttttttttcacatgccTAAAAAACCCACAATTACACATATTACTTCATCTCTAAAAAGCAAGATGAACTTATTGGAGAATTCTGCTACTCGGATTGGAGAATTCCATACTAATGAATCAGGCCCTCAATGAAGTACCTGTATTCCCAAGGAAAACATCTGTGAGGACTGTGGTAGACCCGAATGAAGCCTTCACCAGCTCCAAGCCCTAAGAAGACAAGACAGCACAAATTCAAACAACACATGCATTATTAAATgcttcaaaaaaattaagaaacaaaagCTATGAATGAATGAAGAACACCTTCTGTATGTCAACCGTGACCGTCTTCTCCTGGAGCAAACTGACATCTTTGACGTTGAAGGTGTTGAGAAGGGTGATGCTAGAAATGGTTGACATGGGTTTCACAGTCAGATCATCCGTCACCATAAATGTCACGACACCTCTAACATACCCCGTCTCCTTGCGTTGAGCCACCGATCCATTAAGATCAAGAGAAGTTGGACCAAAACCAAAAAGATGACTTCCGGAAGAGAACGGTGCTGTTTGAATTAGTGCTCGTCTTGGTCGTTTTGGTGATGTGGTGGCTTGTTTTTGTGGTACGAAGTTGAGCAGCAGCGGAGGCGGATGAGTTTCGGATGGGAAGGCTGGTTCAGGCATCAAGAATTTTTCCTTGCTTTGGTGAAGACAGGTGGATTCAAGGTCTTGGATACTCTCATACACTCTGCTCCACGATCCTGGTCCAGCCATGCCATGATTCCAAAGAAGACCCATCATAGAACCAATGGGTATATGTACGAGTCCGAAGAGAAAGTCCACGAATTCCTTCCCGGCCTCTGCGAACAGCACCTTCCTAGATTGGCTGTCTACAAGAAGCTTCAAGCTTATCGCTTTGCGGCTGTTGGGTATTGATGTCGCCATCTTCGTCTCTGCTGGTTAATTTGCAGGGAGCATGGCAAATTTGTAGAGAAAAAAGACAAAGTTCAAtgctttgtttggcaaattaatgttatgtaaaaaataagaatatttaaattaattttgaaagaaatttttaaaatttttaactcCGGTCCAGCtcactcctttgccaaacaggGCCAGCAGGGCCCATAATTGACGAAGCCACCgactagaaaagaaaagacccAAAAAGCAGCGTCAACGTGCCCTACTACAGCAAAGCAAAGCAACAGTACTAAAGAAAAGTTGGGCAATGATTAGCAGGAAATGTATGTTTGTTTTAGTTggtaaaagtaaattttttcttCACCCGTTCCCATGCTCCTTTGTCTATATTCCTCTATCTAGATAGCAGTGTATAAtgtctttttcaaattttcaattattgcAAATTTGTAATGTTCTCCCAAATTATCATTGGGCggtaatatttctctttttgacaaaaacaaatgaaaaaataatcatttttttaatagaaatttttggttctctttttacaaaaaaaataaaataaaaaaataatctttttttttctttcttgttttgcacAAAGGGGAAACATGGCAACCtcaatagtattttttttttgggaggggtgGGGCCAGGAGAGAGATATTGCaacatttgaaagtttgagagaaacATTGCAAATTGCTTAGTACTTAGATGAGGTAAATATACTTTCTCCTTGTGGGGTTTTGTCTATTGTCggtataaaaaaattgcaaattttttttctattgtggGGTTTTGTCTATTGTcggaatatatataaaaaaaaaaacaaatattcttttttctttttcattttcattttttgcacAAAGGGGAAACATGGCAACCtcaatagtattttttttggggaggggtGGGCGGAGAGAGATATTGCaacatttgaaagtttgagagaaacATTGCAAATTGCTTAGTACTTAGATGAGGTAAGTATACTTTCTCCTTGTGGGGTTTTGTCTATTGTCGgtataaaaagtgtttttatgtgacaaaaaataaatttttttgtgtcttgtcaaaaatttgtgttttaagttgtttgCTGATGTTTTTTACTTTaagaatagaaaacaaaagacagaataagagaattttaacaaacaaagccgtTATTTGAATTTAGGGAACTTAGCTATTCAAAAGTTGATAACCTAGTTGATTGCACAGTCAGACTTAACCAATTGAagcctgcaaaaaaaaaaaaaggaaataattgaAGACTTGTCAAGGGTTACCGGAGGGAGAACTCTTCTATGTTTAAGTTAGCAAAGGTCGAGAAGATATATATGACTCCAAGGAAGACTTTTTTCAAGCTATGAATGAAATTGGTTATGTGTCAATATCTAGAATGGTCGTTGAAAAACACGGTTTAGATCTAAATAACAATACTTAGAGGAGCGTGAATAGGTGTTTTGCAAAAATTataccaaattaaaaattattgcaTCCACATCAAACAATTACTAAATATATGAAAGCGACAAATCAATCAATACAAAAGttggtgacaaaatggaaaTTCTTTGAAGAACATCtataaagtaaaatcaatttgggGCAACCAAATGAAGGAAACCTATCAACTCTAGAAAACTTCAATTTACAAGATTgacacacttacaaaacctttgtaacgGGCACCTTCCTTGTATAGACGAACGACCAACTTGCCTCTTGTTAGaatgctctaataccatgttagaataatggagagatataAAAGAGCGAAAAAATAATAGGGAGAGcggaagcacacaatggactacattatATTGATATTCTCTAATATGAAGGATTACAAAGACCTCTATATATAGAAAGGCTATGAGTAATAAGCAagtaacataatattcttaacattccccctcaaaaaaagaaagggaaagaaaaatgaattcacCGAAAAAGTAGCTTGTGCCGAAAGAGTTGCCAGAGTGATGCCATAAAAGTTGCTAGAGACCGGTGGATTCTGTCTGAATTGAGtaatgcatttaagctggagcttggttcacttggttgtaatttgacttgaaaaccatatactagtaatgaagaAGCTCGCTTGGTCGGCTGAGAAAAGCAGGGTCGgttaaaaggggcttgtttggcccgtaatccttggaccgtctcgcctagtcggctgagcgaaagtctgacccaaaacttctaactagtagaccgtctcgctTGGTCGGTTGAGATAAGCAACGCCAGTTGAAGAGGTTAATCATGCTTGAAACCCTTGGCTCGTCTCACCTAGTCGGCTGAGCTAAAGTCTAACCCAAAAATTCTAACTAGTAGACtgtctcgcctggtcggctgagctaagcagggccggttgaagaggatAATCATGTTTGAAACCCTTGGACTGTCTCACCTGATCAGCTGAGCTAAAGTCTAACCCAAAAAATTATGACTAGTAATAGATCAATGGCATAGGAGAGGCTACAGTGACCGATGATGGCTGCGGTTGAGAAGGCATAAGTGGGTCAGTTAAAAGGGGTTGCTTTTTGGCCCAaaaacccatggacctgaggaaagattggtctgacccgagagtgcctcccgcaagaagaatgaaccggattgaactGCGCCAAAGAAAAAGGCTGTGGAACCGAATTGAACAATACATGAGCTGacttgaaccgcataaaacaaacgcctaaatttggagaagaatcttgttttctgccatatagagatgccaaaagcaaaaatagaccacaaatttgaaatcaggatGAAAAATTGAGTGGGAAACACTTGGTCAACTTTTCgagtggtcaaagtcaacggtcaacagTCAACACTGAGGAAGTCAAAGTCAACAGTGGAAAAGTAAAATCTGACAAGTGCTGACATGGAGAAGCCCTAACATGGCAGAGGTGCTGACATGTCAAAGGTGATGACGTGGGCAGTGTGCTGATGTGGTGCTAGGGCTGATGTGTCGCGCTGAGAAGTTGACACATGGCtggcagaagaagaagagatgcACTGGTGCGTGTGGTGCACGTGCCAGTTTATGCCGCCGCGTGAGGTGTGTGAGATACACGCGCTAGGAAGCAGTTCGGCGTGTGTAGCACATGAGTCCCAAGCGCAAAACATTTGGTCGGCTCGTGGCAACGGGTGGAGCTTCCTATGGCGGTGATCTAACCGGCGGCACTGAATCTGTAAGGTGGATCGGTAACCTTCCTGATCGGGCTGACGTGGCATCACGTGGAGGAGCTGCAGCGGCTCGTGGGTAAAATGACATCGGCTTCGAGTGGCACATGGGGCGTGTGGTTGTTTCGATGAGGCTGTGCTCAATGGCTCTAGACTCTTTTGGCCCGAATCTATCGATTGGCGCTACCGCGGATGTGATCGGAGCTTTGTGGAGGCGCGTAATTGAACGAACAGATTCTTAGGTGAGTCTTGCCAACGTGTAAACTGCTCTTGGGACTCGCGTGGAGGTGCATTTATTGACGGACAGAACCTTCTAGTGGCGCGTGTGAGCGCACGGAAGCCTGAACGCTTCAGATCTCTTTGGATATGTATTTGGCGGCATCTGAACTGTTGCGACGGCAAAAGCTTGTAGCTCCCGCAAGGGCAGCGGCGGCGCAGGCAGAAACTAGTGGAGGCGCATGGTGGCATGTCGGAGGGACGATGGTAGTTCCGGATCTATAGGCTAGCACGATTTTGAGACTATGGGCAGCAGAAATTTTGGCAGCGCTTGATTTAGGGCGATGAAactaaaattcaataaaaggaaaacactagaaaagacgtttattgaaggccacaaaaaagtggctctgataccatgttagaataatggagagatatagaagagcggaagaataatagggagagcggaagcacacaatggactataTTGTATTAATATTCTGTAATATGAAGGACTACAAAgacctctatatatagagaggctatgagtgataagcaagtaacctaatagagcAAGGAAATGAAACCTAGTAGACCTAGAACACATAAGAGGTAAACCTAACATTATATTCTTAACACCTCTTATCGCAATAGTTATAGAATGTCCGCGCAATTATTCTATCAAGCTTCCTCTTGCAATCCCAAAACTCTGGTAGCTGGAAGTTATTTGTCACTTGATGTGGTTTAAACAAAACTCTAAGAGTGATATGAGTGAAAGCAAAAGGAACTAGGTTTTCTCTCTTAGCACACAGAAAATTAGGCTCTAAGCTCTCTGAAAATAATGCCTCTAGTATCTCCTAACATTGTGCACCGAGAGCTCTTAAATAGATTTGGAAAATAATGCTTCTAGTTTCCCATACAAGAAAGTTTAGAAAGAAGTAAAAAACCTTCTAATGTCACCATAAGATTATGAGATAAGAGAAACTTTAAAGAAGTAAGGACATGGGTAAGATGAAGAAGATATTTTTATACATTTCGTCTAAGAAATCAGAGAAGACACAACATAGTACTAGCGTTGGGATAAAGGACAACACACCGAGAGACATTTTGTGAAGGTGTGGTCTATCACCATGTTTGCCAAGCTGTTTTCCCAAAAATTAGAGGGACACGTTTGCAGCCCCTAACTTCTAAGATTTGTTGTGAGAGAGTGAGCCCTTAGAAAGTGCAGATAGGAGGAATTACATCCTTGAAATATTTATCCAAGTACGTAGAGCATACCAAATGGAAACTTTCCCTTTAATGGAAGGGTAGTGGCCGATGTAACATCATGGTCTGTCAACATNNNNNNNNNNNNNNNNNNNNNNNNNNNNNNNNNNNNNNNNNNNNNNNNNNNNNNNNNNNNNNNNNNNNNNNNNNNNNNNNNNNNNNNNNNNNNNNNNNNNNNNNNNNNNNNNNNNNNNNNNNNNNNNNNNNNNNNNNNNNNNNNNNNNNNNNNNNNNNNNNNNNNNNNNNNNNNNNNNNNNNNNNNNNNNNNNNNNNNNNNNNNNNNNNNNNNNNNNNNNNNNNNNNNNNNNNNNNNNNNNNNNNNNNNNNNNNNNNNNNNNNNNNNNTGTAGAATTTGGTTTTGCAAAATGCGATTcaattacactttttttttttgtccaaaaaaactGGTCATTCCCTTAAGAGAACACGAATACCATTCTATTTTAGTTTGCTAAAGTAGAAAATATGCCACAAAATCTATCAAATAATAACAGTGACTTTCTAGTCCTTAGCTAAAAAGACAACACAAGGAGCATCTCACCTGCTAGGACATCCAATTGAGTTTgctctttttattttggaaaaactaTATTTAACTTTTCGAACTATCATCATATTTGTAATGGCATTCTCAATCTATTATATTGTGATTGCAATATTCTCATTATGTTGAGggttttctgttaaatcctatcAGAAGTGATATAATGATCATTTCATGGgacataaaatgataaaaaaaaataccttaggtaataaataagataaacaagggaagaaaaaaaaagtagaaaaacgaaaaaagcaaaaaaaaaaaaaaaaaaaaaatcctcaaaaggcaaaaaaatacCTTATATCATATGTATACCTTAGGTAATACCCACGACCATCTCGTAGTCAGaggagataattttttttttaaaaaaaagaaaaaaattaagaatttttctattttttttttttttaaattaaggtTATAATTGTAACTTTAATTTCATGGGGTATAATGGTAATTTTGCATCACATGTGAGTCACGTGATTGCCCTTGCCATCTCACTTCACATATTTTTCTAATGGAGGGAGGAATTGCATTGCAACCCTAATGGTAGATTTGAAGAACATTACAAATTAGGTAATAGATGGAGAACATAAATATAGTTTTTCCTctatttatttatgctttagATTTCGTCATGTGCtcgaacatttttttttgttttttggccaCACACATCACTCGAACATTAACTCGTTGTGCGTTACActtgttcattttcttttctcaactCATCAACTCGTCTTATAAACTTAGTCACTCTTCTTCTACTCTTCCCTCTGCCGTACACCTAACCCCTCCCAACCACCATAATCCCCGCTACCATATTGATATTGTACTTTgaaatgtttatatttgttaaagtaatgattaaataattaaatttatttctacctatcaacttaaacttttacaataagtggtaatttaactaGTGGCAGAGCTAGCcattttatattgggggtgtcgctaaaatttttttggcgtcctaaaaattttctccaccctaaaaatttggtaattcacacaatatatgcatcacaaaaaatatctataaaaattcataaatatgtgctcaaattgatatattagaaatgtaacatgtcgacactatatcaaaaaaacagaaatataaaaaaaaaagtgtctataactgcactttacggtctcttagaagtacaaaatcatcaagtatagaatctaaatcgaagctctcagcaattttcctttcaatatagagaactaaactatttgcaagaaaatcatccttaattttgttgcgaagtcatgttttaacaattttcattgctgaaaatacTCGTTCGGTAGTTCCTGTAGACACTAGAAGAgtcaattttcattgctgagatttttttgttttttttgttttttggtgcgGAAGAAGGGTTGCTGTGTCTTGGGTAATTggtaggtaaaattgtaaaaagaatttttattattattttattattttgagggtgccatgagttaaaaaaaaaaaaaaaattaaattaaatcgtGGCACCCCCAAAGAGTAACTTGTCTCCGCCACTGAATTTAATGAGAGGTAGAATGGAAGAAGAGACAGAAGAAGGGATTGAAACAAAAGGCTCATTACTGAAGATAGAATTATTGGCACCAATACTTGCAGTAgtagggccggctcaatgtatttggggGCCTTAGgtgaaattttgaagttggaccttattttttttaatatttaaatattaattaaataatatttattttaataatattattatatttttataatattattattattttcattctcattgttgtttcatgacttttaagtttaaattttaactAGTTgctcaaaaaaattgatgcggcatatttgtttttttgggttaattggtcttattttacaatgggCTTATTATATTAGGGCTTTATTTTAGAGGCCTTAAActtttatggaaaaaaattttgggccttatttgtaaaaaaaaaaaaaaaaaaaaattaggccttaagttaaaataaaattaaaattttttttaggccttaatttgtaaaaaattttttgagcctttactaaaaaaatttttgaacCTTACTAATTAGGGGTGTAGGCGACCGCCTCAGTGTCCTAGctagccattgagccggccctgtgCAGTAGGTGCATGTAGGTGATGATCATGCATGCAGCAGATGGCCGGAAGTGCAGTTTCTGGTGTCTTAGAAGTGATTCCAGCATTTGAATTGTTGTTATTATCAGC from Corylus avellana chromosome ca10, CavTom2PMs-1.0 includes:
- the LOC132163585 gene encoding uncharacterized protein LOC132163585, which codes for MATSIPNSRKAISLKLLVDSQSRKVLFAEAGKEFVDFLFGLVHIPIGSMMGLLWNHGMAGPGSWSRVYESIQDLESTCLHQSKEKFLMPEPAFPSETHPPPLLLNFVPQKQATTSPKRPRRALIQTAPFSSGSHLFGFGPTSLDLNGSVAQRKETGYVRGVVTFMVTDDLTVKPMSTISSITLLNTFNVKDVSLLQEKTVTVDIQKGLELVKASFGSTTVLTDVFLGNTGTSLRA